TTTGGTACTATTTCCCTGTTGCAAATGATATTAATTAAGCTTAATAAAAAGAGGCACTAAAGCTTTTTATACACAGGAATCTAAAACTGTGTATAAGAAAAGCATAGTGCCTTTTTCTTTATTTCATTAAAATACTATGTTCTATACGCAACAACATAGTAAATCACTTCTTACCAAGTCGTATCACGTTCCAGGAGGCTTTCATTAAGGAAGTGGTCAATATTCCTCCCTCTACTGTGGTAGTATTCTGCTGTTTTGGCGCAACCGCTTGTTTTACCGCTGAATTTACTAAAAGCAAGTCATCTTCTGCCAACATAATATGTTCTATTACTTCAAAGTTCTCAAAACTGCGTACATCGCAACTAAAGTCTATGGCATCTTGCAGGTCACGATTCACTGCAAATATGGTTACTTCATCTCTCTCTTCATTATAAACAGCTACAGATTCTACATCATTTACATCTGTATAATCCTTTGTATCGTGTTTTGTTGAATAAAGTACCGGCTGTAGGGCAATCCCTCTTCCGAATTTGGAGGCATGGAGATAAGGATAAAAAATAGTCTGTTTCCAGGCAGGACCATCTGCTTCTGTCATAATTGGTGCAATAACATTCACAAGCTGTGCCAGACAAGCCATTTTAACCCTGTCCGCATGTTTTATAAATGTAATCAACATTAAACCTACTAGTAATGCATCTTCAAAGGTATAAATATCTTCTAACAACCCTGGTGCCTTTTGCCATGGATTCTTCTTCATGATATCCTGGTCAGCCTGATTGGAATGATACCATACATTCCATTCATCGAAACTTAAGTTTATGTTCTTTTTACCACGTTTCTTCGCTTTCACATAATCACAGGTGGCAATTACTGTCTTGATAAAATGGTCTGTCTCCATGGATTTAGCTAGAAAATTCGAAGTATCCTTATCGGCATTACCAAAATATTGATGCAGGGATACAAAATCAACATGTTCATAGGTAT
The nucleotide sequence above comes from Anaerocolumna cellulosilytica. Encoded proteins:
- the arfA gene encoding arabinosylfuranosidase ArfA; the encoded protein is MAKKYAKMVVDKDFKIAEIDKRIYGSFVEHLGRAVYEGIYQPGHKSADDHGFRRDVMDLVKELEVPIIRYPGGNFVSNYFWEDGVGPLAERPKRLELAWRSLETNDVGLNEFAKWSAFVGSEVMMAVNLGTRGVSDACNLLEYCNHTAGTKYSDLRIKHGVKEPHKIKTWCLGNEMDGPWQLGSKTPVEYGRIAYETAKAMKLIDPDIELVSCGSSGTFMKSFPEWEAVTLEHTYEHVDFVSLHQYFGNADKDTSNFLAKSMETDHFIKTVIATCDYVKAKKRGKKNINLSFDEWNVWYHSNQADQDIMKKNPWQKAPGLLEDIYTFEDALLVGLMLITFIKHADRVKMACLAQLVNVIAPIMTEADGPAWKQTIFYPYLHASKFGRGIALQPVLYSTKHDTKDYTDVNDVESVAVYNEERDEVTIFAVNRDLQDAIDFSCDVRSFENFEVIEHIMLAEDDLLLVNSAVKQAVAPKQQNTTTVEGGILTTSLMKASWNVIRLGKK